One region of Culex pipiens pallens isolate TS chromosome 2, TS_CPP_V2, whole genome shotgun sequence genomic DNA includes:
- the LOC120416785 gene encoding uncharacterized protein LOC120416785, which yields MPRKCFVDNCDRSQSSGKFTFHAVPGKTVDNHTNNLSLKRRKLWLDALKKKDDFKVKKIVCGRHFVGGKPSALLDVDNVDWVPTIDLELTRKDELPDDDSSDSLDEPVRASNGSTARLQPDGSVARTTGHRPSTNGAVNSTHDRSRSISEHSDMSSKAGSEDMECGADNSTHGRSRSNSEHSDMSSKAGSEDMDTGTDHSSHSRSRSISERSDMSTRAGSGNMECGADNSTHGRSRSNSEHSDMSSKAGSEDMDTGTDHSSHSRSRSISERSDMSTRAGSGNMECGADNSTHGRSRSNSEHSDMSSKAGSEDMDTGTDHSSHSRSRSISERSDMSSRAGSGNMEYGADNSTHGRSRSNSEHSDMSSKAGSEDMDTATDHSSHSRSRSISERSDFSSRAGSDHNYSSSDDMDSDDIRADLNMDRSDLPENFTSLPTDQQQSNPSILASKHQEDEAVASSSRKGNCNVQEGGLLLNVLLFIYFCTDFNFNFRCLLSRKNFPAVL from the exons atgccTCGAAAATGTTTTGTGGATAACTGTGATCGGAGTCAATCGAGCGGAAAATTTACCTTCCACGCAGTTCCCGGGAAAACCGTGGATAACCATACGAACAATTTGAGCCTCAAACGACGAAAACTGTGGCTTGATgctttgaagaaaaaagacgatttcaaagttaaaaaaattgtttgtggCAGGCACTTCGTCGGTG GAAAACCTTCTGCACTTTTGGACGTGGATAATGTAGACTGGGTTCCGACGATCGATTTAGAATTGACGCGCAAGGATGAACTTCCCGATGATGATTCTTCCGACAGCTTGGACGAGCCTGTTCGCGCCTCCAACGGTTCGACTGCCAGGCTGCAACCGGATGGTTCTGTTGCACGAACAACCGGTCACCGGCCTTCAACAAACGGAGCGGTTAATTCAACTCACGACCGTTCACGGTCCATAAGCGAACACTCCGACATGTCCTCCAAGGCTGGTTCCGAAGACATGGAGTGCGGAGCCGATAATTCGACCCACGGCCGGTCGCGGTCCAACAGCGAACACTCCGACATGTCCTCCAAGGCTGGTTCCGAAGACATGGATACTGGAACCGATCATTCGTCCCACAGCCGTTCACGGTCGATCAGCGAACGCTCCGACATGTCTACAAGGGCCGGATCCGGAAACATGGAGTGCGGAGCCGATAATTCGACCCACGGCCGGTCGCGGTCCAACAGCGAACACTCCGACATGTCCTCCAAGGCTGGTTCCGAAGACATGGATACTGGAACCGATCATTCGTCCCACAGCCGTTCACGGTCGATCAGCGAACGCTCCGACATGTCTACAAGGGCCGGATCCGGAAACATGGAGTGCGGAGCCGATAATTCGACCCACGGCCGGTCGCGGTCCAACAGCGAACACTCCGACATGTCCTCCAAGGCTGGTTCCGAAGACATGGATACTGGAACCGATCATTCGTCCCACAGCCGTTCACGGTCGATCAGCGAACGCTCCGACATGTCTTCAAGGGCCGGATCAGGAAACATGGAGTACGGAGCCGATAATTCAACCCACGGCCGGTCGCGGTCCAACAGCGAACACTCCGACATGTCCTCCAAGGCCGGTTCCGAAGACATGGATACTGCAACCGATCATTCGTCCCACAGCCGTTCACGGTCGATCAGCGAACGCTCTGACTTTTCCTCCAGGGCCGGTTCTGATCACAATTATTCCTCTAGCGATGATATGGATTCTGATGACATCAGGGCTGATTTGAATATGGATCGTTCTGATTTGCCAGAAAATTTCACCTCGTTACCTACAGACCAGCAACAGTCAAACCCATCTATATTGGCATCCAAACATCAAGAAGATGAGGCTGTTGCATCATCTTCGCGTAAGGGAAATTGCAACGTACAGGAGGGAGGTTTGCTACTTAATGTTttgctatttatttatttttgcacagattttaattttaattttaggtgtCTGCTATCCCGCAAAAACTTTCCAGCAGTACTATGA